In Arthrobacter sp. StoSoilB5, one genomic interval encodes:
- a CDS encoding DEAD/DEAH box helicase family protein, whose product MKLQFKVQQYQTDAVDSVVEVFEGQPKYDGISYRIDPGKVTPVSNPALFETDEAPDSGLRNAEIALTGAQLLENVHKVQRSRNLPLSTKLIDSKAAPGAPNLDVEMETGTGKTYVYIKTIMELHKRYGWSKYIIVVPSIAIREGVKKSLDVTAEHFQQSYGTKPRSFIYNSSQLHELERFSSDAGVQVMIINIQAFNATGKDNRRIYDELDDFQSRRPIDVIKANRPIVIIDEPQKIGAEKSLKALSEFNALMLLRYSATHKVEHNKVHRLDALDAYNQKLVKKIAVRGITVKGLAGSTAYLYLDAIEISKGAKPRARAEIEVQTKSGPIKRQVKRLDVGANLHDVSNGIEAYKGLFITEIDANRDVIELSNGDVVIAGQLADRDVTEETKRRIQIREVIRAHLDKERELFSQSIKVLSLFFIDEVAKYRDYDREDTRGDYARLFEEEYTAIRDEVLGELALDAAAEAYQQYLRRDEVGAVHEGYFSIDKKTKRLVDGKVSGRGDDTGQSIDTDAYDLILKDKERLLSFAEPVRFIFSHSALREGWDNPNVFVMGLLKKSDNTVSRRQEIGRGLRLAVNQHGERMDNPVTVHDINDLTVVTDESYTDFVAGLQREISESLAARPRKASVKFFTGKTIHTPSGDSVVEEKLATAIYFHLVQNGYVNEDGLVTDKYKDCKAAGSLVQPTSEVLRSVIDFVWPLVDMLYLDVPIPTDDRKPKKIPLNDNFAKKEFQSLWSRINHRAVYQVEFDSAELIRKCTTELDKHLNVATVQYVVQAGQQRESMEADDLTSGAGFAVSSTETHTETRSAGSKVRYDLLGEITGKTQLTRRTVAAILRGVAPGTFAKFRLNPEQFITEAARLINEQKATVIVEHLTYDALEDRFHSAIFTENQTKQDLAHAGNKLTKHIYDYVITDSEIERAFVADLDISKEVAVYAKLPRGFFIPTPVGDYNPDWAIAFTEGNVKHVYFVAETKGSLSTLQLKGVENAKIDCARKFFASVNTRNTEDVRYDVVADYGQLMQLVGA is encoded by the coding sequence ATGAAACTTCAATTCAAAGTTCAGCAGTACCAGACCGACGCCGTTGACTCCGTCGTAGAGGTTTTCGAGGGGCAACCCAAGTACGACGGCATCTCCTACAGGATTGACCCTGGCAAGGTAACGCCCGTGTCGAACCCGGCCCTGTTCGAAACAGATGAGGCTCCCGACTCGGGACTGCGCAACGCCGAGATTGCGCTGACAGGCGCCCAGCTGCTGGAGAACGTTCACAAGGTGCAGCGATCCCGAAACCTGCCCCTGTCGACGAAACTCATCGACAGCAAGGCGGCGCCGGGTGCCCCCAACCTTGACGTCGAAATGGAGACAGGCACCGGCAAGACCTACGTCTACATCAAGACGATAATGGAACTGCATAAGCGGTACGGATGGTCAAAATACATCATTGTGGTCCCATCAATTGCGATTCGCGAGGGCGTGAAAAAATCCCTCGACGTGACAGCCGAGCACTTCCAGCAGTCCTATGGAACGAAGCCGCGCTCGTTTATCTACAACTCCTCACAGCTGCACGAGCTGGAACGGTTCAGCTCCGATGCGGGTGTGCAGGTGATGATCATCAACATCCAAGCATTCAACGCCACAGGGAAGGACAACCGCCGCATCTACGATGAGCTCGACGACTTCCAATCCCGCCGCCCCATCGACGTCATCAAGGCAAACCGGCCAATCGTAATCATCGACGAGCCTCAGAAAATCGGTGCCGAAAAGTCCCTCAAAGCACTCTCCGAGTTCAATGCACTCATGCTGCTGCGCTATTCGGCAACCCACAAGGTCGAGCACAACAAGGTACACCGGCTCGATGCGCTTGACGCCTACAACCAGAAGCTGGTCAAAAAGATCGCCGTCCGTGGCATCACCGTCAAGGGCCTGGCCGGTTCGACAGCCTATCTGTACTTGGACGCAATCGAGATCTCCAAAGGTGCCAAGCCCCGTGCACGGGCCGAGATCGAAGTGCAGACGAAAAGCGGGCCTATTAAGCGGCAAGTCAAACGCCTTGATGTTGGCGCCAACCTTCACGACGTCTCGAACGGTATCGAGGCCTACAAAGGCCTGTTCATCACCGAGATCGACGCGAACCGCGACGTGATCGAACTGAGCAACGGCGACGTCGTTATCGCTGGGCAGCTTGCCGACCGAGACGTCACAGAAGAGACGAAGCGCCGCATCCAGATTCGCGAGGTCATCCGCGCCCACCTGGACAAAGAGCGTGAGCTGTTTAGCCAGAGCATCAAGGTGCTCTCTCTGTTCTTCATCGACGAGGTCGCCAAGTACCGTGACTACGACCGCGAAGACACCCGCGGCGACTACGCCCGCCTCTTCGAGGAGGAGTACACGGCCATCCGGGATGAAGTGTTGGGCGAGCTGGCGCTCGACGCAGCCGCCGAGGCATACCAGCAGTACCTGCGCCGTGACGAGGTCGGTGCGGTGCATGAGGGGTACTTCTCCATCGATAAAAAGACCAAGCGCCTAGTAGACGGCAAAGTTTCCGGCCGCGGAGACGATACAGGCCAATCAATCGATACAGACGCTTACGACCTAATCCTCAAAGATAAGGAACGGCTACTGTCGTTTGCCGAGCCGGTGAGGTTCATCTTCTCCCACTCCGCGCTGCGTGAAGGATGGGACAACCCCAACGTCTTCGTCATGGGCCTACTCAAGAAGAGCGACAACACTGTCTCCCGCCGCCAGGAGATCGGCCGCGGCCTCCGGCTTGCTGTTAACCAACACGGCGAGAGGATGGACAACCCGGTCACCGTGCACGACATCAACGATCTGACTGTCGTTACCGACGAGTCCTACACCGACTTCGTCGCAGGGCTTCAGAGGGAAATCTCCGAGTCCCTCGCCGCCCGTCCGCGCAAAGCCAGTGTTAAGTTCTTTACCGGGAAAACCATCCACACACCGTCCGGCGACTCCGTTGTTGAGGAAAAGCTAGCCACCGCAATCTACTTCCACCTCGTTCAGAACGGCTACGTCAACGAGGACGGTCTCGTCACTGATAAATACAAGGACTGCAAAGCAGCCGGTAGTCTCGTACAGCCGACTTCTGAGGTGCTGCGTTCCGTTATCGACTTTGTCTGGCCCCTCGTGGACATGCTCTACCTCGACGTGCCTATTCCTACCGATGACCGAAAACCGAAGAAGATTCCGCTTAACGACAACTTCGCCAAGAAGGAGTTCCAATCACTCTGGAGCCGGATCAACCACAGGGCTGTCTACCAGGTCGAGTTCGATTCGGCTGAGCTGATCCGCAAGTGCACTACTGAACTGGACAAGCACCTGAATGTGGCTACCGTTCAGTACGTCGTCCAGGCCGGACAGCAACGCGAGTCGATGGAGGCTGACGACCTCACGAGCGGCGCTGGTTTTGCCGTCTCGAGCACCGAGACCCACACCGAAACGAGAAGTGCAGGCTCAAAGGTGAGGTACGACCTGCTGGGCGAGATCACCGGAAAAACGCAGCTCACCCGGCGGACCGTCGCCGCTATCCTGCGCGGTGTCGCCCCCGGGACCTTCGCCAAGTTCAGGCTGAATCCCGAGCAGTTCATCACCGAAGCGGCCCGGCTCATCAACGAGCAGAAAGCAACCGTCATCGTTGAACACCTGACGTATGACGCGCTGGAGGACCGGTTCCACTCCGCGATCTTCACAGAGAACCAAACGAAGCAGGATCTCGCGCACGCGGGCAACAAGCTGACGAAACACATCTACGACTACGTCATCACCGACTCCGAGATTGAGCGGGCCTTCGTAGCCGACCTCGACATCAGCAAAGAGGTCGCGGTCTACGCCAAGCTCCCGCGCGGCTTCTTCATCCCGACCCCAGTCGGTGACTACAACCCCGACTGGGCGATCGCGTTCACCGAGGGCAACGTGAAGCACGTCTACTTCGTCGCCGAGACCAAGGGATCACTTTCAACCCTTCAGCTCAAGGGCGTCGAGAATGCAAAAATCGACTGCGCCCGCAAGTTCTTTGCATCTGTAAACACAAGGAACACTGAAGACGTTAGGTACGACGTGGTTGCAGACTATGGCCAGCTTATGCAACTTGTGGGAGCGTAA
- a CDS encoding site-specific DNA-methyltransferase, translating to MTSPDLTDANIDKVARLFPSVVTETLDADGNPTKAIDFDLLRQELSSHVIEGRQERYQLDWPGKRAAAFAANAPIAKSLRPVREESVNFDTTKNLFIEGDNLDALKLLQESYLGKVKLIYIDPPYNTGRDFIYNDDFAATSREFLVRSGQADEEGRGLVALTETDGRYHSDWLSMMYPRLKLARNLLRDDGVIFISIDDHEVDNLRKLCAEVFGAQNFVAQVIWQKVFSPKNSAQWFSEDHDYILVFARDKSQWVPNGLPRTAEMDARYKNPDNDPRGPWTSSDLAARNAYGAGLYPITTPSGRVVSGPPRGRYWGISEQKFKELDTDGRIWWGENGDNMPRLKRFLSEMTGGRTPQTFWPYSEVGHTQDAKKTLLKYVPFEHTENVLNSVKPVQLIQRILQLATSVDSEDIVLDFFSGSGTTPHAVLAQNAADGGNRRFICAQIHEPLTTPEPTFDSILGMSLERLKNVATEFSGQVQVPDVGYRLFRVDTTNMADVLRSPDEADQLTLDQLECSVKPDRSGEDLLFQVLLDWALELTMPITVEIIQGREVFFVEDGALIACFDSEVSSELVRNIAEREPLRAVFLDSGFASDDARINAEQLFRELSPATDVKAI from the coding sequence ATGACGTCGCCCGACCTGACCGACGCCAACATCGACAAGGTGGCCAGGCTATTCCCCAGCGTCGTCACCGAGACCCTTGACGCGGACGGCAACCCCACTAAGGCAATCGATTTTGACCTCCTTCGTCAGGAACTATCCAGCCACGTCATCGAAGGACGACAGGAACGCTACCAACTAGACTGGCCCGGCAAGCGGGCGGCTGCATTCGCAGCCAACGCTCCCATCGCCAAAAGTCTTCGTCCAGTCCGTGAAGAGTCCGTCAACTTCGACACCACCAAGAACCTCTTCATCGAAGGCGACAACCTCGATGCACTGAAGCTTCTTCAGGAGTCATACCTCGGCAAGGTCAAGCTGATCTACATTGATCCCCCGTACAACACCGGGCGTGACTTTATCTACAACGATGACTTTGCGGCGACCTCTCGCGAGTTCCTCGTTAGATCGGGTCAGGCCGACGAAGAAGGCCGTGGGCTGGTTGCACTAACTGAAACCGACGGCAGGTACCACTCTGACTGGCTTAGCATGATGTACCCCCGGTTGAAGCTGGCACGTAACCTGCTTCGCGATGACGGTGTCATCTTCATTTCGATCGACGATCACGAGGTAGACAATCTTCGCAAGCTGTGCGCCGAGGTGTTCGGGGCACAGAACTTCGTCGCCCAGGTTATTTGGCAGAAGGTCTTCTCGCCCAAGAACTCCGCTCAGTGGTTTTCCGAGGACCATGACTACATCCTCGTGTTCGCGCGAGACAAGTCTCAATGGGTGCCCAATGGACTACCGAGGACAGCAGAGATGGATGCGCGCTACAAGAACCCTGATAACGATCCAAGAGGCCCTTGGACATCTTCAGATCTTGCTGCGCGCAATGCCTACGGCGCTGGACTGTATCCAATCACAACCCCGAGCGGGCGCGTGGTAAGTGGACCGCCACGTGGGCGGTACTGGGGTATCTCAGAACAGAAGTTCAAAGAACTCGACACCGACGGTCGCATCTGGTGGGGAGAAAATGGCGACAACATGCCGCGGCTCAAGCGGTTTCTCTCGGAGATGACCGGCGGGCGTACCCCGCAAACTTTCTGGCCTTACTCTGAGGTCGGCCACACCCAGGACGCGAAGAAGACCCTGCTCAAGTATGTACCGTTTGAACACACGGAGAACGTGTTGAATTCGGTGAAGCCCGTCCAACTGATCCAACGTATTCTTCAGCTCGCCACGTCAGTGGACTCCGAAGACATCGTTCTCGACTTCTTCAGCGGAAGTGGTACAACGCCGCATGCTGTCCTGGCCCAAAACGCTGCAGACGGCGGGAACCGGCGATTCATCTGCGCGCAAATCCACGAGCCGCTAACGACGCCTGAACCAACGTTCGACTCGATCCTCGGCATGAGCCTCGAACGCCTGAAAAACGTCGCTACCGAATTTTCTGGGCAAGTTCAGGTCCCAGACGTGGGCTACCGTCTTTTCCGCGTGGACACGACCAACATGGCTGACGTTCTTCGGTCTCCTGATGAGGCCGATCAGCTTACCTTGGACCAGTTGGAGTGCAGCGTGAAGCCCGATCGCAGCGGAGAGGATCTGTTGTTCCAAGTGCTGCTCGACTGGGCGCTCGAACTGACCATGCCCATCACTGTGGAAATAATTCAAGGGCGCGAGGTCTTCTTCGTTGAGGATGGCGCGCTGATCGCGTGCTTCGACTCCGAAGTTAGCTCTGAACTTGTCCGCAACATCGCCGAACGTGAGCCGTTACGCGCTGTGTTCCTGGACTCCGGATTTGCGTCCGACGACGCTCGGATCAACGCTGAGCAACTGTTCCGTGAATTGTCGCCTGCGACTGACGTGAAAGCGATCTGA
- a CDS encoding DUF4391 domain-containing protein: MTDLLYRWPAAAALGSRVPKERFYEHGTVSAALREKFVSEVQRITWAYKLAEATINLPGSGAVPEVQVFEVDAKVDDVSESVLTAIDRAIPFPIIFEITRGDDADADVRMVAAHKHLGTGAPKLSAYYWTDWQHADTERQPLPTAINLPALYAGLLAPLTPVAVRAGEEMTEVAARLAIIQALEREIAALERKLRNEPQLNRKIEIHRSLKKKHAELKQQR, encoded by the coding sequence GTGACTGATCTGCTATACAGGTGGCCAGCCGCTGCGGCATTGGGCAGCCGGGTGCCCAAAGAGAGGTTTTACGAGCACGGTACCGTCAGTGCAGCTCTTCGTGAGAAGTTCGTTTCCGAGGTCCAGCGCATCACATGGGCGTACAAGCTCGCCGAAGCCACCATTAATCTCCCTGGTAGCGGAGCCGTACCGGAGGTGCAAGTATTCGAGGTCGACGCCAAGGTGGACGATGTCTCCGAGTCGGTCTTAACGGCCATTGACAGAGCCATCCCGTTCCCCATCATCTTCGAGATCACCCGAGGAGATGACGCCGATGCGGACGTGCGTATGGTGGCCGCGCACAAACATCTCGGCACGGGTGCGCCCAAGCTCAGCGCCTACTACTGGACGGACTGGCAGCACGCCGACACCGAACGGCAGCCGCTCCCTACCGCGATCAATCTCCCCGCCCTCTACGCCGGGCTGCTGGCCCCCCTGACCCCGGTAGCGGTGAGGGCAGGGGAAGAAATGACTGAGGTCGCGGCCAGACTAGCGATCATTCAGGCGCTCGAACGCGAGATCGCCGCGTTGGAACGCAAGCTCCGAAACGAACCCCAACTCAACCGCAAGATCGAGATCCATCGCAGCCTCAAAAAGAAGCATGCAGAACTCAAACAACAAAGGTAG
- a CDS encoding MarR family transcriptional regulator, translated as MDRDAVDMILEQWNKERPDLDVGSMGVLGRLNRASRLAALDVQKFMNQFGLEPWEFDVLATLRRSAEEAPLTPGRLASLTMIGSAAMTNRVDRLVSRGLVHRETNPENRRQLLISLTPEGLALVDEVVEHHVENQQKMLEGLTKSERTQLANLLRKFLLTNNDGEPS; from the coding sequence ATGGACCGCGACGCAGTAGACATGATTCTTGAGCAGTGGAACAAGGAGCGCCCCGACCTGGACGTCGGCTCCATGGGTGTTCTTGGCCGACTCAACAGGGCCAGTCGCTTGGCTGCTCTCGACGTTCAGAAGTTCATGAACCAGTTTGGGCTGGAGCCATGGGAGTTTGATGTCCTGGCTACGCTGCGGCGGTCGGCGGAGGAAGCTCCGCTAACACCCGGGCGTCTGGCCAGCCTGACGATGATCGGCTCCGCGGCCATGACCAACCGCGTGGATCGGCTTGTGTCCCGCGGGTTGGTTCATCGGGAGACCAACCCCGAGAACCGCAGGCAACTGCTGATCAGCCTCACGCCCGAGGGGCTTGCCCTGGTAGACGAAGTTGTTGAGCACCACGTGGAGAATCAGCAGAAGATGCTCGAGGGCCTCACAAAATCCGAGCGGACGCAGCTGGCGAACCTCCTGCGGAAGTTTTTGCTGACGAACAACGACGGCGAACCGAGCTAA
- a CDS encoding EamA family transporter has product MVWGSTYLVTTEFLPADRPLLAATIRALPAGIVLMLVTRTWPRGNWWFKAAALGALNIGLFFFLLFFTAYQLPGGVAALVGSVQPLFVLFLGVLLLGEKIRAAHIVACAVGAAGVGLLVLRSDATLTIIGVVAGMAGALSMAAGIVLTKRWGRPDGVGLLGFTGMQLAMGGVMLLPVTLVVEGLPGSVSLPNLAGFAYLSVIGALAAYAVWFRGIQRLPTMVVSFLGFLSPLVATVLGFVFLGESLSGWQLVGAVLVLVSVFLVQRPRDGEHLEHPRKAEAPT; this is encoded by the coding sequence ATGGTCTGGGGTTCCACGTATCTGGTGACCACCGAGTTCCTTCCAGCTGATCGACCCCTTCTGGCAGCCACGATCCGGGCTCTACCGGCTGGGATCGTTCTGATGCTAGTTACCCGAACCTGGCCGCGGGGGAATTGGTGGTTCAAGGCCGCTGCGTTGGGGGCACTCAACATTGGGCTGTTCTTCTTCCTCCTGTTCTTCACCGCGTACCAACTGCCCGGAGGCGTCGCAGCGCTGGTCGGGTCCGTCCAGCCCCTGTTCGTGCTGTTCCTTGGCGTGCTGCTTCTCGGGGAGAAGATCCGCGCGGCGCACATCGTCGCCTGTGCCGTTGGAGCGGCAGGTGTTGGCTTGCTCGTTCTGCGGTCCGACGCAACGTTAACGATCATCGGCGTCGTAGCTGGGATGGCTGGGGCGCTGAGCATGGCCGCCGGCATAGTCCTCACCAAACGCTGGGGAAGGCCCGACGGCGTGGGCCTGCTCGGCTTCACTGGGATGCAGCTGGCCATGGGCGGAGTCATGCTCCTGCCCGTGACGTTGGTTGTCGAAGGACTGCCTGGGTCCGTTTCTCTGCCAAACCTTGCGGGCTTCGCTTACCTCAGCGTCATCGGTGCATTGGCCGCCTACGCCGTGTGGTTCCGAGGCATCCAACGCCTGCCCACGATGGTGGTGTCGTTCCTGGGGTTCCTGAGCCCGCTTGTTGCCACTGTGCTGGGGTTTGTGTTCCTGGGGGAGTCGTTGTCGGGGTGGCAGCTGGTCGGGGCGGTGCTGGTGCTGGTCTCGGTGTTCTTGGTGCAGCGGCCAAGGGATGGTGAGCATCTGGAACATCCGCGAAAGGCGGAAGCGCCCACGTGA
- a CDS encoding NPCBM/NEW2 domain-containing protein, which produces MHPQTLARRLAATAASAALIGATLVAAGVAASPAATAAELPPPPTGVVYASDVPWASMTNGWGPAELDMSNGGQALGDANRRPLTIGGTVYAKGLGTHAASSITYNLGGQCRQFLAQVGVDDTQGDRGRVDFKVLVDGVERFAGERKGTDGALPVNVDLRGGTTLQLKVDAGPEGNGNDHADWADARINCSDEFLAAPLRLEASGETNLGALVPGTPATVVVRDLQPLGAVALTLGGAKVTSGAADQSGVATLTFVVPVNTKGGATELGVSGPGPFGTPSVGRTPASIVTISSTKFFVDCSASAPGDGTEQSPFNSTAQVNAHGAFAAGESILFRAGTACDGALTPGGTGVADHPITVASYGDGDKPTINGGGAVAAVQITNASHWTVSRLHVINPSAELGRRVGILFNTTTTFAQAGVVITDNHVEDVAGWSNKTGPRSAEFPLSAGIMVQVQGGSGAYNGITITGNEVNDAGAGGIKLAGDTSLYHRNVYIGHNSIHEVGGDAIVVHNSDAPLVEHNSGLNLGMGKYPFIAGNFAGMWPYNSRNTLFQHNVVGNSVTSTYDSTAWDCDINVVGTCTFQYNYSYGNAGGFYLNCISNCAGGATSANVILRYNIAQDDCRMGGSSSGTGKHYIYNNTFYCPSRTFLDDMTGPREVRNNLFVAPGGGLKTASAVYANNAYFGGMLPPAGETGSVVGDPRLVAGGSGQTSLDVPGYRLLSGSPLLGAGVVVADDGGKDFFGNPTSGAASVPNIGAYQGPGVAASALPLGALVNQTSVASAANPRNGAVTADRRTFSEEALAAAGLVSGAKYSAFGVQSVWHPAAVGTPDTLKAAGQEVRISGRGRTLLVTGFSTGGVSSGIATLHFTNGQSRQVTLNLPNWLAGVATDTSVVVASSAYHQRHTQAYNGGPSTVVRVDEPARVFATKIDIPPAFELASVTLPQGSALVDEGLNIMDIAVGNLPVGLG; this is translated from the coding sequence TTGCATCCACAAACCTTGGCCAGGCGTCTGGCCGCAACCGCCGCATCCGCAGCGCTCATAGGGGCGACGCTGGTAGCTGCCGGAGTCGCAGCCAGCCCCGCAGCAACCGCCGCTGAACTGCCCCCGCCGCCCACCGGCGTCGTATATGCCAGCGACGTTCCCTGGGCCAGCATGACCAACGGTTGGGGACCGGCTGAACTGGACATGAGCAACGGCGGCCAGGCGCTGGGGGATGCGAACCGCAGGCCGCTGACTATCGGCGGCACGGTGTACGCGAAGGGGCTCGGGACCCATGCGGCGTCGTCCATCACATACAACCTTGGCGGGCAGTGCCGGCAGTTCCTCGCCCAGGTAGGTGTGGACGATACGCAAGGGGACCGCGGCCGGGTGGACTTCAAGGTCCTGGTGGATGGCGTGGAGCGCTTCGCGGGGGAGCGGAAGGGCACCGACGGGGCCCTGCCCGTCAACGTGGATCTCAGGGGCGGGACCACGCTGCAGCTCAAGGTGGACGCCGGGCCGGAAGGGAACGGCAACGATCACGCCGACTGGGCCGATGCCAGGATCAACTGCTCGGACGAGTTCCTCGCTGCACCACTGCGTCTCGAGGCCTCAGGTGAGACCAACCTCGGTGCGCTTGTTCCGGGGACCCCGGCGACCGTCGTCGTGCGTGATTTGCAGCCGCTGGGCGCAGTGGCCCTGACGCTGGGTGGCGCGAAGGTGACCAGTGGTGCCGCTGACCAGAGCGGTGTAGCAACGCTGACGTTCGTGGTGCCGGTGAATACCAAAGGCGGTGCCACGGAGCTGGGCGTCAGCGGACCGGGGCCGTTCGGGACGCCATCCGTCGGCAGGACCCCGGCAAGTATTGTGACGATCAGCAGCACCAAATTCTTCGTGGACTGCTCGGCCAGTGCGCCGGGAGACGGCACTGAGCAAAGTCCGTTCAACTCGACTGCCCAAGTCAATGCCCATGGCGCGTTCGCCGCGGGTGAGTCCATCCTGTTCCGCGCCGGAACCGCGTGCGACGGCGCGCTGACGCCGGGCGGTACTGGCGTCGCGGACCACCCGATTACGGTCGCGAGCTATGGCGACGGCGACAAGCCCACCATCAACGGCGGCGGCGCTGTAGCTGCCGTGCAGATCACCAATGCCAGCCACTGGACCGTGAGCCGGCTGCACGTGATCAACCCGTCGGCGGAGCTGGGACGCCGCGTGGGCATCCTGTTCAACACCACCACGACGTTCGCGCAAGCAGGGGTGGTGATCACGGATAACCACGTGGAGGACGTGGCTGGCTGGTCGAACAAGACCGGGCCCCGCAGTGCCGAGTTCCCGCTGTCCGCCGGGATCATGGTCCAGGTGCAGGGCGGTTCGGGGGCCTACAACGGCATCACGATCACGGGTAACGAGGTCAACGACGCCGGTGCTGGCGGCATCAAGCTGGCTGGCGATACCTCGCTGTATCACCGCAACGTGTACATCGGGCACAACTCGATTCATGAGGTTGGCGGCGACGCGATCGTGGTGCATAACTCGGACGCGCCGCTGGTGGAGCACAACAGCGGGCTGAACCTGGGGATGGGCAAATACCCGTTCATCGCGGGCAACTTCGCCGGAATGTGGCCGTACAACTCCCGCAACACCCTGTTCCAGCACAACGTGGTGGGCAACAGCGTCACGTCCACGTACGACTCCACCGCCTGGGATTGCGACATCAACGTGGTGGGCACCTGCACCTTCCAGTACAACTACTCGTACGGGAACGCGGGCGGCTTCTACCTCAACTGCATCTCCAACTGCGCGGGCGGCGCCACCTCGGCCAACGTCATCCTCCGCTACAACATCGCCCAGGACGACTGCCGAATGGGCGGCAGCAGCAGCGGCACCGGCAAGCACTACATCTACAACAACACCTTCTACTGCCCGTCGCGCACGTTCCTGGACGACATGACCGGCCCGCGCGAGGTCCGCAACAACCTCTTCGTGGCACCGGGCGGTGGTTTGAAAACCGCGTCGGCTGTGTATGCGAACAACGCGTACTTTGGCGGCATGTTGCCGCCCGCAGGCGAGACGGGGTCCGTGGTGGGTGATCCGCGGTTGGTTGCTGGCGGCAGTGGGCAGACTTCCCTGGATGTGCCGGGGTACCGGCTGTTGTCCGGGTCGCCTTTGCTTGGGGCCGGCGTTGTTGTAGCCGACGACGGCGGCAAGGACTTCTTCGGGAACCCCACCTCGGGTGCCGCTTCCGTTCCGAATATTGGCGCATACCAGGGGCCGGGCGTTGCTGCTTCCGCTTTGCCTTTGGGGGCGCTGGTGAACCAGACGTCGGTAGCGAGTGCGGCGAATCCTCGGAATGGGGCTGTGACGGCGGATCGGCGGACGTTCTCGGAGGAGGCGTTGGCTGCGGCTGGGCTTGTCTCTGGTGCGAAGTATTCGGCGTTTGGTGTGCAGTCGGTTTGGCATCCTGCGGCTGTGGGGACGCCGGACACTTTGAAGGCTGCGGGGCAGGAGGTTCGTATTTCCGGCCGCGGGCGGACTTTGCTGGTGACGGGGTTCTCCACCGGTGGTGTCTCGTCCGGAATCGCGACCCTGCATTTCACGAATGGCCAGAGCAGGCAGGTCACTCTTAACCTGCCGAACTGGCTTGCTGGGGTCGCTACGGATACGAGTGTTGTGGTGGCTTCGTCGGCATATCACCAGCGGCACACGCAGGCTTACAACGGTGGGCCTTCGACCGTGGTGCGTGTTGATGAGCCGGCTCGGGTGTTCGCGACGAAGATCGACATTCCTCCGGCGTTCGAGCTGGCGAGTGTGACGCTGCCTCAGGGGAGTGCGTTGGTGGACGAGGGGCTGAACATCATGGATATCGCTGTGGGGAATTTGCCGGTGGGGCTGGGGTAA